The following nucleotide sequence is from Salvia splendens isolate huo1 chromosome 2, SspV2, whole genome shotgun sequence.
AACCTAAGGGATACACAACAACAATAGTCAATCCCATCCCCATGATGCATTCACTCGTCTCCGTCGCCAAATACTTGTTCACTACCAAAAGAAACAAGAAGGATGTGCACCCTAGAACCATCACCCGAAACGTCCACACTGGCGCCTCCTCGCTCTCGTCCTCAGCCGTCCACGGACGCCGCCCCGCTCCACACAGAAGCGTGGCTTCTCTCTGCGCCTCACCGGCCATAGTTTGATCAGGTTTCGATGgttttgtgtgtgtgaaatgaaaCTAGGGTTCTTGAAGAGAAGAGGGTTCTGTTCCAATTTTTCAGATCTTGCCTTTTACTACGTCCACATAATGTCATTAGTCGGCTAAAAATAGAATAACAAATGGATTAAGGAGAAAAGGTGTAGCCTTatttggaagaaaagaaattataatTCACATCTAAGAGAGCAAATTCATTCCTTTCATGCCAACTCTGTCCCACCATAGGTCTtgtattccttttttttattgtctCACCGTAGCTGAGAGTCATTCCTCTTGAGGCAAAAATCAACGCATTTAATCTCTTTTCctttattatctcttcttttttactctctctaaatatctattttattctctctttagttaGCAACTaaacactcattccttaatgtGTGTGCTCAAAAAAAATGTCTAACTACcgttgtgggacggatggagtagttaGGTAGTTAGTTACCAAAAATGGAATCATACATACCGGAAAAGACAATATGCAGAATTTCAGATTCATATGCATATAAAGTTATCAGCCAATATACAACTCCACTTTATACATACGCATATTCAATTGTAATGGAAAAATTTGCACGAGGGAAAATAAACATACTTGTTCCTAATCCGGCTGCCCGAAGCAGGGCTGTCAAGAGATAACCTGATGTAGACAGACGGATATTAATAGATTATGGCAACCAAAACTGCAAAACTCTCACAACATAATGTAGAGTAGTATAGATGCTGTACCTGTGCTATAATCGACATGTCTTGGATAAGTAATCACATCCGTCATAGACTTCTAACCCAACATGGTCCAGTTCATCTTCTTTGAAGCAAGCGCACCGCTTGCTCATTTTCCCCGTCAGAGCTATTTCAACTGGCCTCTGAACTAGCCTAGGATAACCTTCGTCACACCATACCTGAAAGAAACTGTTCTAGCTGAGATACACTCCGACAAAACTTTAGATACTGCCCTTTATTTGTAACTATGTAACAAAACTAAAAATCAATAGAATTTGTGAGATAGAACTTATACCTCGGATCCCTCTTCCTGACTCCACCTTGAATTACAACTGACTACATTAGCTTCTTCTTTCTTCTGCTTCTCAAGCAGCTGAGCGCCTCTGGCTGCCTTTGCTTCAACTCCTTTCAAGTATTTTGTGGGGTTTCCTTCAGCATCGTAATAACGACCAACTAACTTACCCACAAATCTGTAGACTATATCGATTATAAAATATGCTTGGATGTAGAATCACGATTTAAAATGATTAAAACAACTAAGTCACCAAACAATATACTTCCAGGGTTATTGCCGGTGCCACTTTCAAAATGTACATAATAACAGTATTGCCAATagtttttaaaaacaaaataagaaatgCGAATATGCAATACTGACATACATGTATGTCCTGGAGTAGAAATCTCGCCATTCAACGATGCTTTTCACCTATGAAAAATTGGAAAGGAATCAAAGATTAAAGGTTTCCAGATTGCCTTTTAAATTATGAGACTGTTAGTAAGCATTTAAATATAAGCAGATTCTTTGATGCCAACATGAAATACTGTCAACAGAAAATAATCAAACGACATCACAAAAGTGAAACTAAATGAGTTACCTCCGTGCTAGACAAACCATGCAAGTTATCTGTAAGTCCATCTCCTGCGTGAATATATCAAAGAAAATTTTACAGCTAACAAACTGATCACAAGTTGAGGCATAGAATTGACTAAATTTTCAAGTGATAATTTGATGTTCTAAAGTGCTACTatttcttttgaatttttgctaATGCTGTTATTTATTGTCAATATTGTTATATCTTCACCCGGCTTTATTGTTATACactatttaatattattagcagcatttaattgttgttggttttttaataacatcatgtttccAGTTAGAGGCCTACTGCATTAGTTGCAG
It contains:
- the LOC121792775 gene encoding membrane-associated progesterone-binding protein 4-like, with translation MRWSPFLGIPISLALLSFFLFNFPPLKSPTNHPPPRLFTAEELALYNGTGQHLPILLGILGSVFDVSKGKSHYGAGGGYSHFSGRDASRAFVSGNFTGDGLTDNLHGLSSTEVKSIVEWRDFYSRTYIFVGKLVGRYYDAEGNPTKYLKGVEAKAARGAQLLEKQKKEEANVVSCNSRWSQEEGSEVWCDEGYPRLVQRPVEIALTGKMSKRCACFKEDELDHVGLEVYDGCDYLSKTCRL